Proteins encoded together in one Sulfitobacter pontiacus window:
- a CDS encoding TRAP transporter fused permease subunit → MTDPDTSRASQPKFEEVAIDGATPAERISGVARWVVVITTLLSLVLVVNQLFNLQLFGIVLIDGRYLYILGGMFLALTFLIFQARGGKGGEPTLLDWVLFAASVGTTGYLAQTAQQNLSQGWEYAAPETAQYVSVIFFFLILEATRRAGGLVLFLIVTLFAFYPTFAGHVPDPFSGFQSTFLQTVPYHIYSAESSFGIPMKAFGGVVIGFILFGAVLQRTGGGQFFNDLALGLVGGYRGGAAKVSIFASGFMGSMSGSVISNVLTTGAVSIPAMRKTGFSAKTAAATEACASTGGVLMPPIMGATAFVMASFLSRPYVEIALAAAIPSLLFYWGLFAQIDAYSAKRGLRGLPKPDLPRLRQVMIEGWPYIFVFALLLYMMIGLRQESSAPFYATALLLVVNQFRASHRLNLSRLGNMIVGVGMGLSELTAILLGVGLIVGSFSATGLAGTLVNELVFLAGDSTLILLLMGAITAFIFGMGMTVTACYIFLAVVLAPALEAGGLNQLAVHLFILYWGMVSYITPPVALGAFAASTMAGSNPIATGFEAMRLGGVIYIAPFFFVLNPALIGQAPAWEVVVALSCAMIGVTLISAALQGYISLVGPIEGRGALPMRVALFFGGVLIAMPQNDLAGLGYSLSFLIGVALCALPMLRAWQATSAARVTP, encoded by the coding sequence ATGACCGATCCCGATACATCGCGCGCCTCGCAGCCGAAGTTCGAGGAGGTGGCGATTGACGGTGCCACCCCGGCAGAGCGGATCTCGGGGGTGGCACGTTGGGTCGTGGTGATCACGACGCTGCTGTCGCTGGTGCTGGTGGTGAACCAGCTTTTCAACCTTCAGCTTTTCGGGATTGTGCTGATCGACGGGCGGTATCTGTATATCCTCGGGGGGATGTTCCTAGCGTTGACGTTCCTGATCTTTCAGGCCCGCGGCGGCAAGGGGGGGGAGCCGACACTGCTGGACTGGGTGCTGTTTGCCGCTTCGGTCGGGACCACGGGCTATCTGGCGCAGACCGCGCAGCAGAACCTGTCGCAGGGGTGGGAATATGCAGCCCCTGAAACGGCGCAATATGTCTCGGTCATATTCTTCTTCCTGATCCTAGAGGCAACGCGACGGGCAGGGGGGCTGGTGTTGTTCCTGATCGTCACCCTCTTTGCCTTTTACCCGACATTCGCGGGCCACGTGCCGGACCCGTTTTCGGGCTTTCAAAGCACGTTTCTGCAAACGGTACCTTACCATATCTATTCCGCCGAAAGCTCTTTCGGCATTCCGATGAAGGCGTTCGGCGGCGTTGTCATCGGCTTCATCCTGTTCGGCGCGGTGCTGCAACGGACAGGCGGCGGGCAGTTTTTCAACGATCTGGCGCTTGGGCTTGTGGGCGGCTACCGCGGGGGCGCGGCGAAGGTCTCTATCTTTGCCAGCGGCTTTATGGGGTCGATGTCCGGCTCTGTCATTTCGAATGTCTTGACCACGGGGGCGGTGTCGATCCCCGCGATGCGCAAGACCGGATTCTCGGCCAAGACCGCCGCCGCGACAGAGGCCTGCGCCTCGACTGGCGGGGTATTGATGCCGCCGATCATGGGGGCGACGGCCTTTGTCATGGCGTCCTTCCTGTCACGCCCCTATGTCGAAATCGCCTTGGCCGCCGCGATCCCCAGTCTGTTGTTCTACTGGGGGCTTTTCGCGCAGATCGACGCCTACTCCGCGAAACGCGGGCTGCGCGGATTGCCCAAGCCCGACCTTCCGCGCCTGCGTCAGGTGATGATCGAAGGCTGGCCCTATATCTTCGTTTTCGCGCTGCTGCTCTATATGATGATCGGGCTGCGGCAGGAATCCTCTGCGCCCTTCTATGCGACCGCGTTGCTGCTGGTGGTGAACCAGTTCCGCGCCAGCCATCGTCTGAACCTGAGCCGCCTTGGCAATATGATCGTCGGTGTCGGCATGGGGCTGTCAGAACTGACCGCGATCCTGCTGGGCGTCGGGCTGATCGTCGGGTCGTTCTCTGCTACAGGGCTGGCGGGCACATTGGTGAACGAGCTGGTGTTTCTGGCCGGCGACAGCACGTTGATCCTGTTGCTGATGGGGGCGATCACCGCCTTTATCTTCGGCATGGGGATGACGGTGACCGCCTGCTACATCTTCCTTGCGGTGGTGCTGGCCCCCGCGCTTGAGGCCGGCGGGCTGAACCAACTGGCGGTGCATCTGTTCATTCTCTACTGGGGCATGGTCAGCTATATCACACCTCCGGTAGCGCTTGGGGCTTTTGCGGCCTCTACCATGGCGGGGTCCAACCCGATTGCCACGGGGTTCGAGGCGATGCGCCTTGGCGGTGTGATCTATATCGCGCCCTTCTTCTTTGTGTTGAATCCTGCGTTGATTGGTCAGGCCCCCGCGTGGGAGGTCGTCGTCGCGCTGAGCTGTGCGATGATCGGGGTGACCCTGATCTCGGCGGCGCTGCAGGGTTACATCAGCCTTGTCGGCCCGATTGAAGGCCGTGGGGCGCTACCGATGCGGGTGGCGCTGTTCTTTGGCGGCGTGCTGATCGCCATGCCGCAGAACGATCTGGCCGGTTTGGGCTACAGCCTGTCCTTTCTCATCGGGGTCGCCCTTTGTGCGCTGCCGATGTTGCGGGCGTGGCAGGCGACCTCCGCCGCGCGCGTTACCCCCTAA
- a CDS encoding CmcJ/NvfI family oxidoreductase translates to MTQTGTVNYHVHKPFRQAFEIDVDGIAGNLIEPEFSAAKIAVKDQRNCEAVTDFAEDGFAFANSPTAILDFKGGNWQSRYDAELADLLKQEVGATEVITFDHTVRIDDPQAKRRPARHVHSDYSREGAERRLVDILGPGQADEWARGHYAFINVWRPIANPINSAPLGFIRPSTVRDADWIVIDLIYPDRKGQVMGLAKDDAHEWVYRSRMTPDEVAFFNIYDNSGRPCVGHSAIDLVETPTVTAPRQSIESRTLVRY, encoded by the coding sequence ATGACACAGACCGGAACCGTGAATTATCACGTCCACAAGCCGTTTCGGCAGGCGTTCGAAATTGATGTGGATGGCATTGCTGGCAACCTCATCGAGCCGGAGTTTTCCGCAGCCAAAATCGCAGTGAAGGATCAACGGAACTGCGAGGCCGTCACGGATTTTGCAGAGGATGGCTTTGCTTTTGCCAACTCCCCAACGGCTATATTGGATTTCAAAGGTGGCAATTGGCAAAGCCGATATGATGCCGAACTGGCCGATCTATTGAAACAGGAAGTTGGCGCAACAGAGGTGATCACCTTTGATCATACAGTGCGCATCGATGATCCGCAGGCCAAGCGCCGCCCGGCCCGCCACGTCCACAGCGATTATAGCCGCGAGGGTGCGGAAAGGCGTCTTGTGGATATTCTTGGCCCCGGACAGGCCGATGAATGGGCGCGGGGTCATTATGCCTTTATCAACGTCTGGCGCCCGATCGCGAACCCGATCAATTCGGCTCCTCTTGGCTTTATTCGGCCGTCGACGGTCAGAGACGCAGATTGGATCGTGATTGACTTGATCTACCCCGATCGCAAAGGCCAGGTGATGGGGTTGGCAAAAGACGACGCGCACGAATGGGTTTACCGCTCGCGGATGACGCCTGACGAGGTCGCGTTTTTCAACATTTACGACAATTCCGGCCGCCCCTGCGTTGGCCACAGTGCGATTGATCTGGTCGAGACCCCGACAGTCACGGCGCCCCGCCAAAGCATCGAGAGCCGTACGTTGGTTCGCTATTAA
- the urtA gene encoding urea ABC transporter substrate-binding protein — MTTFTKLAACATAALMGSTSLVMAQDCADPVKVGVLHSLSGTMAISETTLKDTMLMLIDAQNEKGGVLGCEIEAVVVDPASDWPLFAEKARELLTVNEVDVIFGNWTSVSRKSVLPVIEELNGLLFYPVQYEGEESSKNVFYTGAAPNQQAIPAVDYFLEELGVEKFALLGTDYVYPRTTNNILKSYLMSKGIAEEDIFVNYTPFGHSDWATIVGDVVALGQDGKQVGVVSTINGDANIGFYKELAAADVSADDIPVVAFSVGEEELSGLDTSNLVGHLAAWNYFMSADTPANAEFIEQWKTSIGDDKRVTNDPMEAHYIGFNMWVNAVEQAGTTDVDAVRSAMYGQTFPNLTGGTAEMLVNHHLSKPVLIGEITADGQFDIISQTDPVPGDAWTDFLPESAVLTSDWKDLECGMYNTETETCVQLTSNY, encoded by the coding sequence ATGACAACATTCACCAAACTCGCCGCCTGCGCGACCGCTGCATTGATGGGCTCCACCTCGCTGGTGATGGCGCAGGACTGTGCCGATCCGGTCAAGGTCGGCGTGCTACACTCGCTGTCGGGGACCATGGCGATTTCCGAGACGACGTTGAAAGACACCATGCTGATGTTGATCGACGCGCAGAACGAAAAGGGTGGCGTATTGGGCTGCGAGATTGAGGCGGTCGTGGTTGACCCTGCCTCCGACTGGCCCTTGTTCGCAGAGAAAGCGCGCGAGCTGCTGACCGTGAACGAGGTCGACGTGATCTTTGGCAACTGGACCTCTGTGTCGCGCAAATCCGTGCTGCCCGTGATCGAAGAGCTGAACGGCCTGCTGTTCTACCCCGTGCAATACGAGGGCGAGGAATCATCCAAGAACGTGTTCTACACCGGTGCCGCGCCCAACCAGCAGGCGATCCCTGCGGTTGATTACTTCCTCGAAGAGCTGGGGGTCGAGAAATTCGCCCTGCTCGGGACCGACTATGTCTACCCGCGTACCACCAATAACATTCTGAAATCCTATCTGATGTCCAAGGGCATTGCCGAAGAAGACATCTTTGTGAACTACACCCCGTTTGGCCATTCCGATTGGGCCACGATCGTTGGCGATGTCGTTGCACTGGGGCAGGACGGCAAGCAGGTTGGCGTTGTGTCGACCATCAATGGGGACGCGAACATCGGTTTCTACAAAGAGCTCGCCGCGGCGGATGTATCGGCGGATGATATCCCCGTCGTTGCCTTCTCGGTGGGCGAGGAAGAACTGTCGGGGCTCGATACATCGAACCTTGTCGGGCATCTGGCGGCGTGGAACTACTTTATGTCCGCAGACACTCCTGCAAACGCTGAATTCATCGAACAGTGGAAAACATCCATCGGCGACGACAAACGCGTGACCAATGACCCGATGGAAGCGCATTACATCGGCTTCAACATGTGGGTGAATGCGGTTGAACAGGCTGGCACCACCGATGTCGATGCCGTGCGCAGCGCGATGTACGGGCAGACCTTCCCGAACCTGACCGGCGGCACCGCCGAGATGCTGGTGAACCACCACCTGTCCAAACCCGTGCTGATCGGCGAGATCACGGCAGACGGTCAGTTCGACATCATCAGCCAGACCGATCCGGTGCCCGGCGATGCCTGGACAGACTTCCTGCCCGAAAGCGCTGTGCTGACCTCCGATTGGAAAGATCTGGAATGCGGCATGTACAACACCGAAACGGAAACCTGCGTTCAACTGACCTCTAACTACTGA
- a CDS encoding sigma-54-dependent Fis family transcriptional regulator, which produces MRLQSSEVAPRLEQIVESTGGRQGFFQHLASVAGEIGHCLVVTDADGVSVRIEHSGATSGSDGWNGIALGSCWDERVAGTNGVSMALRTGHAITVRGADHYFSTLRQFACTGVPVLDANGGMIGAINLVSVDRGNRADYLFGQQLLAKTAHRIQRNLFEKEFNDAMLVTVSRVGRDHVLSEDALVAVNEAGMIIGATSTVSACIDGANAASLRGQAFEAIFHVDSNRLVNVLERVLSIPANHGAAVNLTVAVPKTAAPQRMPKPLPPGPARKRRLPPSLQQLATGSHSMAAACRRARTMLEDTAMLHLEGETGTGKSALVAALLQTDAPDAPVFDLDCATLGESDADTDHLRRVIEQARVVSRMSYGKGVRATLVFDNVDELPRTSQAELRRFLNEQEEHRHQTDAYGHDSRLRVVSTSRKPLIDAVNAGHFRDDLFYLLTGSKVFLPPLRRREHPEVLAQALCAQLTGCNVTFSAEAKDALCRLPFHGNVREMRGALQNALATAQDNRINLLDLQQACVGAPLAAAIPEPVCAIVAANPVTAYDERSMILDALSNSRWNVSEAARVLGMGRATINRKLKLYEIRRPT; this is translated from the coding sequence ATGCGCCTCCAATCCTCCGAAGTTGCCCCCCGACTTGAACAGATTGTCGAGAGCACCGGCGGCAGGCAGGGCTTCTTTCAACATCTCGCTTCGGTCGCGGGCGAAATCGGTCATTGTCTGGTTGTCACCGACGCCGATGGCGTCTCTGTTCGGATCGAGCATAGCGGGGCGACGAGTGGCTCTGACGGATGGAACGGCATCGCTCTTGGGTCATGTTGGGACGAACGCGTGGCCGGTACAAACGGCGTATCCATGGCCTTGCGGACGGGCCACGCAATCACTGTGCGCGGTGCGGATCATTACTTTTCGACGCTCAGACAGTTCGCCTGTACCGGCGTTCCGGTTCTGGATGCCAACGGGGGGATGATTGGTGCAATCAATCTTGTCTCTGTCGATCGGGGCAATCGCGCCGATTATCTGTTTGGGCAGCAGCTGTTGGCAAAGACTGCGCATCGCATTCAGCGCAACCTGTTTGAAAAGGAATTCAACGACGCGATGCTTGTGACGGTCTCGCGTGTGGGGCGTGATCACGTCCTATCCGAAGATGCACTGGTCGCCGTGAACGAGGCAGGGATGATTATCGGTGCCACTTCGACCGTTTCCGCCTGCATTGACGGTGCAAACGCTGCATCGCTGAGAGGTCAGGCGTTCGAGGCGATCTTTCACGTCGACAGCAATCGGCTGGTGAATGTGCTCGAGAGGGTACTTTCGATTCCAGCCAATCATGGTGCCGCCGTGAACCTGACGGTTGCTGTGCCAAAGACCGCCGCACCCCAACGGATGCCCAAGCCGCTGCCGCCCGGCCCTGCGCGCAAACGGCGCTTGCCACCATCGCTACAGCAGTTGGCGACCGGAAGTCATAGCATGGCTGCCGCCTGTCGCCGTGCGCGAACCATGTTGGAAGACACAGCCATGCTGCATCTGGAAGGCGAAACCGGAACCGGGAAATCCGCGCTTGTGGCCGCATTGCTGCAAACCGATGCCCCTGACGCACCGGTTTTCGATCTGGATTGTGCGACGCTTGGCGAGAGTGACGCCGACACAGACCATTTGCGCAGGGTCATTGAGCAAGCCCGCGTCGTTTCAAGAATGTCCTATGGCAAGGGCGTCCGCGCGACCTTGGTGTTTGACAATGTGGACGAGTTGCCGCGCACTTCGCAGGCAGAGCTGCGACGTTTCCTGAATGAACAGGAAGAACACCGCCACCAAACGGATGCCTATGGGCATGACAGCCGCCTGCGTGTGGTTTCCACCAGCCGCAAACCTTTGATAGACGCCGTCAACGCGGGGCATTTCAGAGACGACCTATTTTATCTTCTAACAGGCTCAAAGGTCTTCCTGCCCCCGCTTCGAAGACGTGAACATCCAGAGGTTTTGGCACAGGCCCTGTGCGCGCAGCTGACCGGTTGTAACGTCACCTTCAGCGCCGAGGCCAAAGATGCGCTTTGTCGCCTACCGTTCCATGGCAATGTCCGCGAAATGCGCGGCGCGCTTCAGAACGCATTGGCAACGGCACAGGACAACCGGATCAACCTGCTTGATTTGCAACAAGCCTGTGTTGGCGCTCCTCTGGCCGCTGCGATACCGGAACCGGTTTGCGCCATTGTAGCCGCCAATCCGGTAACCGCCTATGACGAACGCAGCATGATCCTTGATGCGCTCAGCAACAGTCGGTGGAATGTCAGCGAAGCTGCTCGCGTACTTGGCATGGGGCGCGCAACGATTAACCGGAAACTGAAGTTATACGAGATCCGGCGGCCGACCTGA
- the urtB gene encoding urea ABC transporter permease subunit UrtB: protein MFRHLLMLLCWVGIVGTAQAQDLQPVLQAHADEIAKPSRSSVSVALDDLVASGAPQVSAFLERWQDKGVWQRDADGVFFFGTETGDTLALRDIDSDAESTAPASGFLQLKPNGGVRRLIGTALVQFQLTDPDLARRQSAVDSIARRPEADQLAPLRASVGAETDAALKARKIQLTNFLSASFGDTAADRIAAITSMASDTSIEARAVMNQILSTKTATPSETPSGNVVRVLTPREDISPDAAYAQLVAADLAPSPVPPAAIRDALAANVVNGRVGGIPTARLNTDAARATAYAALAAAGTVPPLVTARDQQDAIAGMTFYEVYDEPDSAVTDAARAALDSIETRVAAAQTLDLTLDALSLASIYFLAAIGLAITFGVMGVINMAHGEFIMMGAYTGYVVQLFVPDYTLSIIIALPLAFAVTFAAGVVMERLVIRHLYHRPLETLLATFGISIALQQLAKNIFGTQARPLTSPAWLDGAWVISDVIQISYIRIAIFVLALLFLGLILFVLKRTRLGLEVRAVTQNPGMAASMGINPDRINMMTFGLGSGIAGIAGVAIGLYAKVTSEMGADYIVQSFMTVVVGGVGNVWGTLAGASLIGFLQKGIEWFNPSNTLAAQTYMVLFIILFIQFRPKGIVAQKGRAAAD, encoded by the coding sequence ATGTTCCGCCACCTGTTAATGCTCCTCTGTTGGGTGGGCATCGTGGGAACGGCACAGGCGCAAGATTTGCAGCCCGTGCTTCAAGCTCATGCCGATGAAATTGCCAAACCCTCGCGCAGCTCTGTCTCTGTCGCGCTGGATGATCTGGTTGCCTCCGGTGCGCCGCAGGTCAGCGCGTTTCTTGAACGCTGGCAGGACAAAGGGGTCTGGCAACGCGACGCGGATGGTGTGTTCTTTTTCGGCACCGAGACAGGCGACACGCTGGCCTTGCGCGATATCGACAGCGATGCGGAAAGCACGGCACCTGCAAGCGGGTTTTTGCAGCTGAAACCCAATGGCGGGGTGCGCCGCCTGATCGGCACTGCGCTTGTGCAGTTCCAACTGACCGACCCTGACCTTGCACGCCGTCAAAGCGCCGTCGATTCAATCGCCCGCCGCCCAGAGGCGGACCAACTGGCACCCCTGCGCGCCTCGGTCGGGGCAGAGACAGACGCGGCGCTGAAGGCCCGCAAGATCCAGCTGACCAACTTCCTCTCTGCCAGTTTTGGCGACACAGCCGCCGATCGTATCGCCGCGATCACATCAATGGCCAGCGATACCTCGATCGAGGCGCGGGCGGTGATGAACCAGATTCTATCGACCAAAACAGCGACGCCGTCTGAAACACCCAGCGGCAACGTCGTACGGGTGCTGACACCGAGAGAGGATATTTCACCCGATGCGGCCTATGCGCAGCTTGTGGCGGCTGATCTGGCCCCTTCGCCTGTGCCCCCCGCCGCGATCCGCGACGCTTTGGCGGCGAACGTTGTCAACGGGCGTGTGGGTGGTATCCCGACAGCGCGGCTGAATACCGATGCGGCGCGTGCGACGGCCTATGCCGCACTTGCCGCTGCGGGCACCGTGCCGCCGCTGGTGACTGCGCGGGACCAGCAAGATGCCATCGCAGGCATGACGTTCTACGAGGTGTATGATGAGCCCGACAGCGCCGTCACAGACGCCGCGCGGGCCGCGCTCGACAGTATCGAGACCCGCGTCGCCGCCGCGCAAACCCTTGACCTGACGCTGGACGCGCTGTCGCTCGCGTCGATCTATTTCCTTGCCGCTATCGGCCTTGCCATCACCTTTGGCGTCATGGGGGTCATCAACATGGCCCATGGCGAGTTTATCATGATGGGGGCCTATACCGGCTATGTCGTGCAGCTGTTCGTGCCCGATTACACGCTGTCGATCATCATCGCCCTGCCGCTGGCCTTTGCGGTCACATTCGCCGCCGGTGTGGTGATGGAGCGGTTGGTGATCCGGCACCTCTACCACCGTCCGCTAGAGACGCTGCTGGCGACTTTCGGGATCTCTATCGCTTTGCAGCAACTGGCCAAGAACATCTTTGGCACGCAGGCCCGCCCGCTGACCTCTCCGGCTTGGCTGGACGGGGCTTGGGTGATCTCGGATGTGATCCAGATCAGCTATATCCGCATCGCGATCTTCGTGTTGGCGCTGCTGTTCCTGGGGCTGATCCTGTTTGTGCTCAAACGCACCCGACTGGGGCTAGAGGTGCGCGCCGTGACGCAGAACCCCGGTATGGCGGCCAGCATGGGCATCAACCCCGACCGCATCAACATGATGACCTTCGGCCTTGGCTCAGGCATCGCGGGGATCGCGGGGGTAGCCATCGGCCTTTATGCCAAGGTCACGTCCGAGATGGGGGCCGATTACATCGTGCAATCCTTCATGACCGTGGTCGTGGGCGGCGTCGGGAACGTCTGGGGCACGCTGGCTGGGGCCTCGCTTATCGGGTTCCTGCAAAAGGGGATCGAATGGTTCAACCCGTCCAATACCCTCGCGGCACAGACCTATATGGTGCTGTTCATCATCCTGTTCATTCAATTCCGTCCCAAGGGCATCGTTGCCCAAAAGGGTCGGGCAGCGGCGGATTGA
- a CDS encoding TAXI family TRAP transporter solute-binding subunit — MNVLKTTVVAFGFTASMGVAQDLDLPRQLSWTAYDTGSAGYNQAVAIGAALQDAAGVNLRVLPGKNDVSRTEPLRQGRVEFSATGVGGSFMAQEGVFDFGAENWGPQPIRVLLANNGGAINLAVGVAGDLGIETYADLKGKRVSYIVGAPALNVNTEAYLAYGGLTWDDVERVDFGGFGASWTGLIEGQVDAAFASTNSGKAYEAEAGPRGLFWPPIDPDDTEGFARMQEIAPFFTLNKAKVGATIDGTDGYQGAGYAYPVLTSIAATDEALVYNMTKAMVELFPKYDGNSPGIGGWALDKQNMEWVVPYHEGAIRYFEEVGAWSDTAQAHNDKLVKRQEALAAAWEATKASNPSDWEAAWSEARRKALADGGFSVVF, encoded by the coding sequence ATGAACGTATTGAAGACGACGGTCGTGGCATTTGGGTTCACGGCTTCCATGGGGGTCGCGCAGGATCTGGACCTGCCGCGTCAACTGAGCTGGACAGCCTATGACACCGGGTCGGCGGGCTATAATCAGGCCGTGGCAATCGGTGCTGCGTTGCAAGATGCCGCGGGGGTGAACCTGCGCGTGCTGCCGGGCAAGAACGACGTGTCGCGCACAGAGCCATTGCGACAGGGGCGGGTTGAATTCTCGGCCACGGGTGTGGGCGGTAGTTTTATGGCGCAGGAAGGTGTGTTTGATTTCGGGGCCGAAAACTGGGGCCCGCAGCCGATCCGCGTGCTGCTGGCGAACAACGGTGGCGCGATCAACCTTGCGGTCGGTGTCGCGGGCGATCTGGGGATCGAGACCTATGCCGACCTCAAGGGAAAGCGCGTGTCCTATATCGTGGGTGCCCCTGCATTGAACGTGAACACCGAAGCCTATCTGGCCTATGGCGGCTTGACCTGGGACGATGTGGAGCGGGTTGATTTCGGCGGGTTCGGGGCCAGCTGGACCGGCCTGATCGAAGGGCAGGTCGATGCGGCTTTTGCGTCGACCAACTCGGGCAAGGCATATGAGGCCGAAGCGGGGCCGCGCGGGCTGTTCTGGCCGCCGATTGATCCCGACGACACCGAGGGTTTCGCCCGCATGCAGGAAATTGCCCCCTTCTTCACGCTGAACAAAGCCAAGGTCGGGGCCACCATCGACGGGACCGACGGCTATCAGGGCGCGGGCTATGCCTATCCGGTGCTGACCTCGATTGCGGCCACGGACGAAGCGCTGGTCTATAATATGACCAAGGCGATGGTAGAGCTGTTCCCGAAATATGACGGCAATTCCCCCGGCATCGGTGGCTGGGCGCTGGACAAGCAGAACATGGAATGGGTGGTGCCCTACCACGAAGGGGCGATCCGCTATTTCGAAGAAGTGGGCGCTTGGTCCGACACCGCGCAGGCGCATAACGACAAACTTGTGAAACGCCAAGAAGCGCTGGCCGCGGCATGGGAAGCGACGAAAGCGTCCAACCCCTCTGACTGGGAAGCCGCTTGGTCAGAGGCGCGCCGCAAGGCCTTGGCAGACGGCGGGTTCTCTGTCGTTTTCTGA
- a CDS encoding malate/lactate/ureidoglycolate dehydrogenase yields MAVDAGRLTDFATAILAQAGKDAGRAAKVATRLVGANLAGHDSHGVGMIPAYVDGILAGQLDAAADIELVQDKGPFLLVDGLRGFGHIVAEQAMTLAIDRAQTHHFAMLSLRNSFHLGRLGDWGIMAAEAGFICILYANVQSARPLVAPFGGSDARFVTNPYCTAIPATEKHPMFVLDMATSTIAMGKARVAQLSGKPAPEGALIDAQGNATRDPSVVFDGAGGALTAFGQHKGFGLALLGDILGGSFSGGGAYAPEREVPDRIVNNMMAILIDPNVFGLAQSFGVDVDSYTDWVKASPAAPGTAGVQFPGDPERRSTAERSAKGIPLDPGTLAQLSEAARKAGVPASEHLCSTSD; encoded by the coding sequence ATGGCGGTTGATGCGGGGCGGTTGACGGATTTTGCTACGGCTATTTTGGCGCAGGCAGGGAAGGATGCAGGGCGGGCGGCGAAGGTTGCGACGCGGTTGGTGGGGGCTAATCTGGCAGGGCATGACAGCCACGGGGTGGGGATGATACCCGCCTATGTGGACGGTATTCTTGCAGGGCAGTTGGACGCTGCGGCCGATATCGAGCTGGTGCAGGACAAAGGACCGTTCCTCTTGGTCGATGGCCTCCGTGGCTTTGGCCATATCGTGGCAGAGCAGGCGATGACGCTGGCGATTGATCGCGCGCAGACCCACCATTTCGCGATGCTGTCCCTGCGCAACAGCTTCCACCTTGGGCGGTTGGGCGACTGGGGCATCATGGCGGCGGAGGCGGGGTTTATCTGCATCCTATACGCGAATGTTCAGTCCGCGCGACCGCTCGTGGCACCCTTCGGCGGCAGTGATGCGCGGTTTGTCACGAATCCTTACTGCACGGCGATACCGGCGACCGAAAAGCATCCGATGTTTGTGCTGGATATGGCGACCAGTACCATCGCCATGGGCAAGGCGCGTGTGGCTCAGCTTAGCGGCAAGCCCGCGCCCGAAGGAGCGTTGATTGATGCGCAGGGCAATGCCACGCGCGATCCGTCGGTGGTATTTGACGGTGCTGGCGGGGCGTTGACGGCCTTCGGGCAGCATAAAGGGTTCGGGCTCGCCTTGCTGGGGGATATCTTGGGTGGATCGTTCAGCGGGGGCGGGGCCTATGCGCCCGAGCGCGAGGTGCCCGACCGGATCGTGAACAACATGATGGCGATCTTGATCGATCCGAATGTCTTTGGTCTTGCGCAAAGCTTTGGTGTGGATGTGGACAGCTATACAGATTGGGTCAAGGCATCCCCGGCAGCGCCCGGCACGGCGGGGGTGCAATTCCCCGGCGACCCCGAAAGGCGCAGCACGGCAGAGCGATCGGCCAAGGGTATTCCGCTGGATCCAGGCACATTGGCGCAACTGTCGGAGGCGGCGCGCAAGGCGGGTGTTCCCGCGTCAGAACATCTCTGCTCTACCTCTGATTGA
- a CDS encoding SDR family NAD(P)-dependent oxidoreductase has protein sequence MTKTILITGATDGIGLLTAKTLTAEGHNVLLHGRSADKLEAAAREVGGDPETYRADLSLLEDVNALVADVRAKHDTLDVLINNAGVLKVPNTQTDSGLDVRFMVNTIAPWALTVGLLPIIPKDGRVVSLSSAAQAPVNIKAMRGEQQLGHNEAYAQSKLALTIWSQELAREHPEGPVFVSVNPGSLLATKMVKESYGMAGNDLRIGADILRRAAVSEEFANASGQYYDNDAGRIARPHPAAADRAHVAQLMAAIRELAGT, from the coding sequence ATGACCAAGACAATTCTTATCACCGGCGCGACGGACGGGATCGGCCTTTTGACAGCCAAGACGCTGACTGCCGAGGGCCACAACGTCCTGTTGCACGGGCGCAGCGCGGACAAGTTGGAAGCCGCGGCACGCGAGGTCGGGGGCGATCCGGAAACCTACCGCGCTGACCTTTCGTTGCTGGAGGATGTTAACGCCTTGGTGGCAGATGTCCGTGCCAAACATGACACCCTGGATGTGTTGATCAACAATGCCGGGGTTCTGAAGGTTCCGAACACACAGACGGACAGCGGCTTGGACGTGCGTTTCATGGTCAACACAATCGCGCCCTGGGCTTTGACCGTTGGTCTGCTGCCGATCATCCCAAAAGACGGTCGCGTGGTGAGCCTTTCCTCAGCAGCACAAGCGCCCGTCAACATCAAGGCCATGCGCGGTGAGCAACAGCTTGGCCACAATGAAGCCTACGCGCAAAGCAAGCTGGCGTTGACAATCTGGTCGCAGGAATTGGCGCGCGAACACCCCGAAGGGCCGGTGTTTGTCTCGGTCAACCCGGGGTCTCTTCTTGCCACAAAAATGGTTAAGGAATCCTATGGAATGGCGGGCAATGACCTGCGGATCGGGGCTGACATCCTGCGCCGTGCGGCAGTGTCCGAGGAATTCGCCAATGCCTCGGGGCAGTATTACGACAACGACGCAGGACGCATCGCACGGCCCCATCCCGCCGCCGCCGACCGCGCACATGTCGCGCAACTGATGGCGGCTATTCGCGAGTTGGCTGGCACCTGA